ACAGGCTCCGTTTACTCTTCTTCCTTGGTTATCGTGGTATTTCTTCTTAATTGTATTTGTCCTTTTGGcaaatttatatattatatacatttttatattaatatattatataaatttatTTGTAGCTATAATATATAcgcatacatgtgtgtgtgtgtgtggttgagggaggtctctctctctctgtctctctctctctctctctctctctctctctctctctctctctctctctctctctctctctctctctctgaggaaAAACCGTACAGATCTGactacaacccccccccccccttcacttCAAGATGGCGGCGGTGACgaagatggagagaaagtggtCACTTCCCTTTTATTTTGTAGCGATCATAGCCATTTTACAGCTCGGACTTGTTATTTGTAATAACGGTAAGTTGTGGTTTGTAACGTCGTGTTTTGCGGTGCGCTGAAAATACGTTATAATTCGTTTTTCAGTGTCGTTAAACTTGTTTAAACGCCTCAttgctagctatagctagctaaacaCAGCTAACCGACCCTGAATGGAGTCGTGCTACGTAGCATCTTATCTGGTATCTAAAATTTGACGTTTACGCTAGCTAGCTGAGAAATACATATCTTTTGTCGTGCTTATATAACATTTAGCGCTAGCTATAAACATTTAGCTAGAGCTTTGGGTGGTTAGTGCTACAAGAAATATGTGTTTAGGATCTAATATATAGCTACGTTTTTTAATGTTGTCAACGAGCTGAAACTGAATCTACTTGGCGCTGGCTAACGCTGGCTAAAACTGcagtaacgttagctagctagctgatacAGGTTGTAGTAGCTGTTTAAAAGCTTGGTAACAGTGAACGCCTAGACATAAAACACACCCAAAGGAGTGTGAAGTCAGCGTAGCAGTTCCTGTTTGGATCTCCACGTCCACTGGTAAGATCTAGAGacagtgctgtgaaaatgcTGTTTTTACATGTTTGTCACAttgaaatgtaatgtaaatgtattcctTGTAGAGTTTTGAACACCTAAAAGTCTgaatcagtgtttttgttacattgtATACATTTAATCCAGTAAGTTTCACATTGCAATTTGGGACACAAACTTAAGAATTCGCTTGATGAGTTGTCGATTAGCTCTTGGGGAAATTTTGGTAGACCGGCCACTCCTGAAAGGGTTCACCACTGTTTGAGGTCATCTCTGTTGACAATGGCTCTCTCCTTGCTTCACTGGAGTCCCATAGCCTTAGCAGTGGCTTTGCATGCGTGTAGATTTAACTTACTTTGTTTCACAACTGTATTTAAATATCTTTAGATTGTGGCATCATGGGCTTATTGTTGAGACCTTCAGGTCTGACATTGCCAGACAGGTTCCATTTAAGTGATGTTTAGATTAAGCGTGCCTAGCAGTAGTCATGTCTGCAAGCTGAATTTGGTTAAACaactaaaatgttttatatgGGTTTTTAGGCTTACTAGGTAACTGAATCTTTAAAATCtttcttatattatattatacttttaTATTTAGTGTGCAAAACAAGAAACACAACACTGTAGTTAAGGTGTGTCAAATTAATGCTAGATAGGAAAATTATTGAGCTTATGTAGCAGTTCTCAGACATAACCTAATCAGTTTATTAATAAGTAACAGGTATAGATTTCCTCGCTTTGGTGTCGCAATTATGTGCATTTGTGCCTGTAGGGGTGCTCACCCCCAAATTTTGCATGAATGCTATGATACAAAGCAGTCTTATATTCAGTATGAATAGCTCTATTGAACCTATGAGTTGTACGTAAGCACACAAGGATAATCGTGTTGCCTGTGGCTAAATACTCATGGGTGTTCACCCAAAATATGAATTGGTTTCTTGTGGAAAAACCTCTGCTAAATGTTGGTGGATGTTCAGGTTTTACTATGAATAGCTCTTTTATAGTCAAGTATAAAATATGTATTCTACAGATCCTGTATATTAACAAAGAATGCACTTTTTGTAGTTGAACCTTCTGTACCCTCAGAAAAACAAAACGGCTCAGACCCTGAACCAGACAAGACCCTCATATTCACATCAACGCATGACAGGAACATCTCAACAGTGCAGTACTTGGAGAAAGTAAATGAAACTAAATCCACAGCTGATGGTACTCATCTGAATGCCACCACCACTGCAGCAGCCACCACTGCAGCGCTACCTACAACATCGACCTCATCCAAACAAGCCAGTTTGGTGAGTTTAGAAGGCACCAAGCCTACTGCGCTGAAGCCAAATGAGGAGACGGCAAGCCCTCGAAAGCCCACTAGCACTCCTGAGGCCAAACCAGTCAGTCCCTCAGGAAAAGAAGAGCCAGGACCAGCTTTGGAATTTGAATCCACTACCTCTCCTGCTGAGATTGACCAAGAAaactatgatgatgatgacgatgaagaagatgatgaatACATGAGGCTTCCGGATAACACTCAAAACGAGGAAAGCCATATTTTCAACCAAAACTTGGAGGAGGAGGATTTTATCCAGGATATTGATAAAGACCTGTCTGTGAAGCAAGGGAAGATTGATGTTCACATGAAGGACACAACAATCTACAACACTCAGGATGAAGactctcactttttttttcacctggtcATAATTGCTTTTCTTGTGGCTATTGTTTACATCACGTACCACAACAAGAGAAAGGTATGTAATTCCTTAAAAAGTCCACCATTAAACAGTAGCATCTCTAAAAGCAATCTCTGAAACTCTGTCTTTGCACATTGTTTACTCTCCTGATGCCCAGTCTCAAAACATTTCTTTTGTAGTGTTTTTTGTGAGTGTTGAAATAGCAGCACCTTCACCCAAACAGTGCTGATATATGATATGTCTGACCAAAAgtcattttatattaatatagatGTATTAAGCAATAGGTAATAAGAAAATTCTATACA
This sequence is a window from Salminus brasiliensis chromosome 18, fSalBra1.hap2, whole genome shotgun sequence. Protein-coding genes within it:
- the c18h5orf15 gene encoding keratinocyte-associated transmembrane protein 2, giving the protein MAAVTKMERKWSLPFYFVAIIAILQLGLVICNNVEPSVPSEKQNGSDPEPDKTLIFTSTHDRNISTVQYLEKVNETKSTADGTHLNATTTAAATTAALPTTSTSSKQASLVSLEGTKPTALKPNEETASPRKPTSTPEAKPVSPSGKEEPGPALEFESTTSPAEIDQENYDDDDDEEDDEYMRLPDNTQNEESHIFNQNLEEEDFIQDIDKDLSVKQGKIDVHMKDTTIYNTQDEDSHFFFHLVIIAFLVAIVYITYHNKRKIMLLAQSRRWREGLCSRSVEYHRLDQNVHEAMPSLKMTNDYIF